DNA sequence from the Rattus rattus isolate New Zealand chromosome 2, Rrattus_CSIRO_v1, whole genome shotgun sequence genome:
AAAGCACCTCCTGCATAAGGAGAAACactcagttgtttttttttcttttaactttatcaAGACTTTATTTCCAAAACTATGAGCATAGATCAGCAGCAAAACACATACATGGACTTCActgaccctgagttcaatctttagCATTGCAGAGATGAAGAcccagtatttatttatatggacAGGCTGCTTGACTTTGGAGAATTGAAATCACaaattttcaactttaaaaatttCCTAAACTGTTTGTTGTTTAGCTTTACTTAATTTATTgagttatagaaaaaaaatctatcatgaTACAATCATGATTTAAAAAGTCACAACTAAAGGCTTCTGGAAATGCAACCTTATGGTTCCTTTTGTTCTCATTTATCTTGATCTCTAGAACCAGTTACTGAaagtcctgtttctttttctgtgtttgttaatATCATCCCatatttccttaaaaaacaaaaaaaacaacaaaaaaagagaaacctaGTGCAGATCGCTCTCAAACTATTACCAAAATCTGAAGCAGGTACTCTTCTAAACTCATTTTTGAATGCCAGCATTATCTTGATGCAAAGATAATATTGAAATGGCATCCAGGAGCATGACAAGAAGTGCAAAGTATAGGCCAACATCTTAGAGAATGCAGCTCCCAAATTCCTCTCTAAAATTGTAGCATGCTGAAAATTGCACATTAACAATTCCTTCAGCATGTTCAAGTGAGATTTACTGAAGGACATTTGCCTGGTTTTTATGTGCAAATCAAAATGCCATAGCTTTATTGATGAAAGGAGGGACAACAAGCTAAGCCCTCCATTATTACTTTCCACTTTCTCTCCTTATGCATCAATGCCTTAGACTCTGAAGTCATCTAAATCcatattttcctttctatgtaATAAGACATTTTTTGCTATCTCTTAAAGATTTGACGAATTTTAATGAGATAGGTTTCTGCACTTATCTaccttttctttggtttttgaatAGTACAAGGACAAAGAGACACCCCTATGAGCCTAGGCTTGTGTGTCATTGGTCATTTGGCCCATGAAAGTTTGTCATAAACACCAGAGTAACACCATAATTACTTTGTACATAGAAATTGATCTGACAATGTTTTCTTCTTGTCTGAACAGTTTATTATCTCTGGAATTTTGTCCATCATTACAGAGAGAAAGTCAACAAATCCTTTGGTGAGTACAAGTGTTATAACACAGAACTAATGAGCATGAAACCCAGAGAGGAAACTTCAGGGCCAGGCTTTTCCTGTTGAAAGTTACAAGCTAAGCTCTACAGTGATTACTTGTTAATTTGTGAGCTGTTTATGGGTTCCCCATATTCCTATATGGAGCACAATCTTTCTATCATGGTAAGCAAAATCATAGTGTACCTGATCTCTGAGAACAGTGCCAAGGAATCCCATGTATAAAATTCTGCTTTCTTACAATGCCATTGCGTAGGCAGCAGGCAATGATGGTGAATCTTGGTCATCAACTTGACTGGATAGAGAAGCACCTAAGAGACTAATAAAGCATCCATCTGGGGGTGTTCTAGCTCCAAAATGTGATGGCTCCATTCTCTAAGATAAAGACCCAGATGAAGTAAAAGGGAGAAATTGAACTGTGGTTAGAAGAGATCTCTCACTAGGCTTCCTGACCAGCATGTGAGCTGTTCTGCTCTGCCAACCGAGTCCCACATTAGTCACCTGAGACTCTGAAGCTGAGCCAAACATATTTTTATCCTGAGTTGTTCATATGCGGCATTTTTTCATGGCAATGAAAAGCCTAGCAACACAAAAGTTTTCAAATTTTACTCTTCAGTACTGAAGTTAATGTCCTTATTTTCAAAGAGTTATATTTGTCATGCATATATAGTTCAATGTCATCACTTAAAATCCATAAGAATCCCTAGAGAAAATTTTCAagtgacaaaaatattttttatatcttCATAAAGGAAATCTTTTTACTGGAACTGAAAATACAATTTGAACTGAGAAGCAGAATGTTGGAACTCTAAAAGTCTTCATAGTTACTTGTTTTAGCTAAGAATTCAGCTTTTCCTAATTGAACTTCTTCCAGGAAAAATCTAgtcctgggaagaagaaagctggactATAGGAAGATATTTTTGAATGATATAACGACTAGCCTAGTGATCAGCCATTAATGTTCCTCAAGAAGTTGATTAAGGAAGTTGTGGAAGAGAATGACATGTAATGCAATAGCTTAGGGATTTAGGAAGATCTGACGAAACCTGTCTCCCAAATGTacagaataaaaattacttttctgttgctctggtaaaataccatgactaaaatCAACTGAGAATATAGGTAGTATTTAAGTAGACTGAGGCTTATGAAAGATGCTTAACCAATGCTGAAGAATGTTCTTTTCATTCAGTGAATGCAGACTAAAGAAGAATGTCAGTTAGTATAAACCTAGCATATTCCAAGAACATACATATTGGTCAAGGTGTCCAAGAGTTTGATTTAAGTCACTATTTGTGAAAGGAAGCTCCTAAAAGCACCAAGTTCTGAGTGATTTATACAATCTTTCTAAAATATGTGACCTGAAATTAAATCCTACTTCAGTGCCCTACAGTTGGATTTGCCTTAGAATACCTACATGTAACTGTAGCTTTCAGACTGATCTTAGttcaattttcattttgtatacattgaaaaagaaaaaaaaggcactatcaagaaaatttatttatttaactgacACCATAAAGGTTATGGATATGAGACCCAAAGTGAGCCTTGGGACTGAGTGATGCAAATCAGGGAGAATCCAAGGACCTCGGGCACTGTGGCTTCAATTTGCCAATATCTAGTcccattctgtttctttctcccttacACTGTTGGCACAAATGACAACATCCTCAGTCACATGATTACATCTCTCTCTATATCCTTAGTTATAGGCAATTACTAGGCTTTCCAGAACCTGAAACCTACCTGACACTGAGAACAAAGTCCCCACACTTACCTTTGGGTATATGAGCTTCTGAGATAGGTAATATGTAAGGGATACTGCCTCACCTGCCTTTTCTGTATGATTGATGCTTCTGTGGGTGGGATATGAGAAGGATGTGTCATTCTGAATACATTTGCCAGTATTAAGTGTGTCCGAATTCAACTGTTGAGATAATTGAACTCACAAGGAGGAATGGTTCCTTTTGGCTCACCTTTCAGAGGGTTAGCGGTGTGTAGTTCTGGTGACTTTATGTGTTCTGAGGCAATGAGTGTCTCATGCTAAAAGAGCAAAGACATGTGTCATGTGGCATCAAGGGAGAACAAAGAGAGCAAGGTGAAAGTCCTGTGCTCTGATATACCCCCTTTATGGGCTCTTCTCTGTAGACAAACCTTAGCTCAAGAGACATTTCCTGAAGGTTCTTATATATCCCTCTATAGAAAATCTTTCAAATCAAAACAGAATGTCGAAGGACAGGAACATGGCTTGTGTCTGCACCTCCTCCTGTTTTTACACTGCCTTGAGAATTTTCCAGTTTTACATTGCATGATCCCATTAAAAGTCATGGGTAAAGATATtgcaaggaaaatattttctttttcaccatTGAAATCCTGTTTATCCACCCAACTGCCATTTAGGTTTGGGTTTATTTGATCCTAGACATTCATAAGGCCCAATAAATGTGGTGGTCATGGTTGGGTAAAGTGACCTAGCAAATATCATCTGGGAAATGAAACATAGAAAATAATCGGGAGGGAAAACCAGGGCCTCTGCACTTTCTACTACTAGCAATTTTGCattaggaagaataaagaaataaattattaatctTTCAGCTCCTAAAGGAACCAAATAAAGAGAATTGGTGCATCATTTTGGAAGAGAGATATAAGTAAAACCTGCTGCTTCTTCCAGGTAGATGGCAGCCTGACTCTGAACATCCTGAGTGTTTCATTTGCTTTCATGGGCATCATTATCATCTCTGTCAGCCTGGCTGGTTTGCATCCTGCCTCAGAGCagtgcaagctgagcaaggaCCCTAGACCAACTGGACATCATTACTACCACTTTTCCTATGACTCTGACAGGAATGAGTGCTCTGTCACCAACTCTGTTCTGGCTGTAAGTATTTCTAAAGAGTATCGGACAATTTTAGTTATGACCTTTTCCCTCTTTTGATGATCTTTCAGTGTCTGGTTTGAGGTCTTAGGTAATGGTCAAGGCTGAATAAAGCAAGGGTAAACAGTGCTAAAGCATTTACCCCCAAGTCATCTTTAACTCCGAAGTGATTCTGGGTTAAAAGCATGAACACATCTCCAAAGAGCTGTGTTTAGCATGATAAGACGCATACCAAAAAGACTCAGGTGATCTGGACTTGCCAACAAAGAaaccaggcacacgtgtggtaGAGGGAGCGAAGCGAGCTGAGCTAAAGTCAGCTAAGCACTGGGAAATGGACTGTGGGAAGGACAGGATTGGGGTAGAGGTGTCAGATGTCTGTTACCTCCAGTGCTCCTAGTAGCCAGCCAGCACTGGGCTTTTGTGGGGGCAAGCTCACTGTTTCTTTCATCATTCTCAAAGAGATGAGCTtgttaaatggaaaaagaaatatatagaagTGGAGAAGAGTAGCCAGCAGTGATGTGAGGGGTCTCTGTTGTGTTGGAAGAAAGTAATGCAATTTGGAATAACATGCCTTCAATTAAAACATCCAAGAACATACAATTGGTCTCTATCACATGGGGAGAACATTGGGTAAGATAACAATGGAGTTCCTGCataatattcattttcttatgacaataaaagtaaagaaagaaagaaaaaagaaggaaggaaggaaagaaagaaagaaagagaaagacagatagacagacagatccaAGGTAGCCAGATTGTTAGGTCTGGTCAACTTCAGGCTTTCTGATTCGTTGTGGATCTGGGTTCAGTGTTTCTTCCTTAGTTAAGAAAACCATAAGAAGAAAAAGTATATAAATTAGATGCATAGTAATGTGAGTAAATTAACATATGGAATAACTAAGCCTCACTTTAGAGGCCTGAAACCTTGGGGAAGAGTTTTCACAGATCACAAAATATGATATCATCATGGGATGGCTTCACATTGTATGTAGTTTCACACTGCTTTTTCTGTGTGCAAGTAAATGAAGGGTGTACAATGTAACATTCATTGTTTTTCCTATCAAGTGGTCTTCATAAAGGACATCTTGGGACAAAGGTCATGGGCTGTGTGTTCTTTACTTAGATCcttctttgagtttatttgggTTGTCAAAGACCATAGAAACTGGATTGCTTTTCTGCCTTattaccatcacacacacacacacacacacacacacacacacacacacacacacacacacacacacaccaccaagacaaaacagaaacacatccCAAGGAAGAAGGTTCTATCAACACTGACTTTTACAAAGAGTTTGCATGATCAGAACCTCACTAACCCTCCCAAGTCTCCATAGAGGAAGTACTAACGTGGGTGGTAAGtgagcagaaagaagacagaagctagagaagcagagaggtgCCCAGCTTCACACGAAGCAGCAGAAGAGAGCCAAGAGCAGGAGCTGTTGACTGTCCTGGGGTCACTACTCTTCTCTGCTCCCTCATTGAATGAACAGTGCAGGATCTGTGCACAAGGGGAATGAGAAGTAGAAGAAAACTTTGTTAATTTAGTTTGTCTTCTTCACCCACTTCCTCCAAAGAATGAAGGGAACAGGCATCGATTTTAGCCTATTTATAGGTTTGAAgatcctttcccttctctgagtggAGATGGTTTCACCTCTATAGTCATCTCCCACACAGGTATGAGGGCTTCAGCTGACTCGGTCTCACCAACCTCTCTTCTCCTGAATTTAGGGAGCCCTTACAGTGATGCTGATCAACACCCTGTTGGAGCTTGTTCTGGCTGGACTCTCTGTAATGCTGTGGTCAAAAGAAGGTGCTTTGACTTCCCTTAGGTGAGTATTCTATAGAATATTCCCTGGTGTTCCTCTGCGATGTGTTAATCTATGCTGTCCTGAATGACCGATAGAATGATATCAGTCTCCAAGACATGACTATCAGGTGATTTGGAAAGGGAGGTGGGACAATAGATGATGGGGTAGAAGGTAATTGTGTAGCTGATAAGGATTATCTAGACATGAAAACAGATAAGCCTAACAAATCCCCTGGTTCTTCCCTTCCATGCTGCAAACCAAGGAACTGAGGCTCTACGAAGTTAAATGTCTCTTCTGGCACTGCGATGAGTTTGCCTGTCTTCAGGATGCTGGAGCCTGGTTACCTCCCCTCTAAATAGGAATACTTTCTCCTATAATGACTAGTCTCTATCAGTCTTGACTTGATAAAGACCAATTGCACACTAGAATGTATTCAGTCAGTATCTTCGGATCTATTTCCCTTCCATCTgatcttccatttttttcctgcattAAAGATACTAAGGAAATGATGTTTGGTGACTGCATGCAACCCTTCTCAGCCAACTCAGAGTGTATGGCTTCAATAACTGAACCAAAAATCTTTACTCTGACCAGATCATTAATTAGAATGTagacatgaaactcaggaaggatgaccaaaatgcggatgcttcacaagaatacccttaggagggaatagggaggcaaagtttagaacagagactgaaggaacgcccattcagagcctgctccacatgtggcccatacatatacagccaccaaactagataagatggatgaagcaaagaagtgcaggccgacaggaactggatatagatctctcctgagagacacagccagaatacagcaaatacataggcgaatgccagcagcaaaccactgaactgagatcaggattCCCATTGCAGggttcagagaaaggactgaaagagcttgaaggggcttgagacccaatatgaacaacaatgccaagcaaccagagcttccagggactaagccactacccaaagactatacatggactgaccctgggctccaacctcataggtagcaatgaatagcctagtaagagcaccagtggaaggggaagcccttggttctgccaagactgaacccccagtgaacgggattgctgggggagggtggtaatgggggaaggatggggaggggaacatccatatagaaggggagagggaagggtcagggggatgttggtctggaaaccaggaaagggaataacatttgaaatgtaaataagaaatacccaatttaataaagatggaaaaaattagaGTGTAGAATGAAGAGGAGATGATATACATCAAATATGCGCATCGCTGAGGTGTGCCGTTCTCATTGTGTAACATCTACAACACTGAATGAAATTCtatcatgtacatgcatgtgtctaAGTATCTATCTACCTTCCtatatgcacagacatatgtatgcatcaatatatacatatatattcatttgtaGTCTGAAaccacatattttctttattctagaaTGTGATTTTCCTGTCTCATAACTCAAATAATGAATCCAACATTGAATCAAAGGCACTTTGCCATCCTGCATATGATGAGCAATTGGTTTgttaagaaaataagacaaaaaccacaaaacaagtAAATGTATAGAGCAGAGAATATGTCCTCATGATAATGCAGAAAATCCAACCACCACAAGGCAGCAATGTTTGTTACTGAAAACGTAGACTGTTGATACAGTGAATACAAGTATGGGATGAATGGGTGTGTTATTGACCTATTGATTTTTGTGACCTTTGCTTCAACAAAAACCCAGATCTGCAAATAATAGTCAGAGTTTCAGATATTTTTCAGAAAACTACCAGAATGTTCCAGGAGATTGCGATGGAGCAAGGAGGCAAAATTTTCTTGTCCCCTGCAATTAACAGCAACAGTTAAATATTAACAGTCTTTGTATTCAGAATCTCTGCTACAGTGTGGGTTTTTCatcatttcaattttattgacTAGTGCATAGAGACCTGCAATGAAGTCTCAAGAAGTGTAGGTGTTGTtggttaaaaataaagtcttttgtGATTGTATGTTCTTTGtgtaagtatttttgttgttgttttggttttatgtaCAGATCAAGTCCCTTGCGATACATAAACACATTTGTTTGATATTCTTTTGTCCTttatcaaccaaaaaaaaaaaacatgggaaaGAAAACTAGGAATATATCTGTCACTGTGTGTTTGTATTGAACTGAATCTAAATGAACACTTAAAGTTTATCAATGTATTGTGGAGGTACAGATAACACACTTATTTGTAAAATTACCAGAGCAAATAAGAGACATTTCTTCACTTCTTATAGGAAGCTAGacatgtctcagcagttaagaacactgtttGGTCCTATGAGTACATGAGTTTAttaccagcatccacatggcaggtCACGAGCATgtttaacttcagttccaggtgatctgacatccttttctggccttggtggggagtagacacacatgtatgattcacacagacatacatcctTGTGAAGTAcccataaaacataaaatatatttaaaatgaaattaataataaaatatggaaTGCAAGTAAAGGCAATACAATTAGGAACATATTCTATAAGCCATTAAGGTCTATTTGAGTCCTCAATAAAGtatacttctctttcttttccttctccttctcctccttttcatcctcctccttctttcgaCTAAAGACAATTGTATGAGAGTCTTGCCTTAAGACTTGTCCCCAACCCTTACCTACTGTCAATCATGTAACTCTGCTCCTTTGGGGAAGGAAAGCCTATCATCTAGAACTCTGTTGATGTTTTCATCACTACATCCCCATTCTACCTCAGTCATTACTGTTGGCATCAAAATTTCCAAACCTCTTATGAAACAAGGAGACATCATTACCAACTCTACAGTAACTACTAGAATTTAAGGTCACAGAGTGAACCAAACAGTTTATAcaattaaaagaaatgagaacaaGTAGTAAAAAGATATAAATTGTGAAAAGCCACCCAAGAATAATTactataaaagaatttaaaatgtgaatggttATTTAACAAGTGAAGGACCAGCTATATTCAATGTGAAGTAAAAAATATCCCAAGTCTTAACCAAAATACAGGCTTTGACTCAGAAATATGAGTTTAACTTTCTCTTGAAATAAGACAAATCAGGGAAGGGGATCAAGCTTGGAAAAACAATAACACTTATCTTGGCAAGATAGCAACCAAAATCTAAAATACAAGCTATTATATCCAAATTAAAAGGCATTAAAGAATAAACCATAAtattagggagggggaacacatcAAACACAAGGTACAGTATGTCTAAACatcttgaaattataatttaagaaTAAAGGTTGAAAAATTATGCTGTTTTAGGTTAAGTGcaccttttttcctgtttcttccaaATAGAATCAGAGTTTATGATTTAATCACACCTCAAAGCTTTTCTCTCAGTACAAAGCAACCACTAAGTACACACAAAATACTTATTTGTTATTTTCCTGGCTTATTCCAACGGACAATGCACACGACTCAGTGGACTGCAATTTGGGGTGAGTGGACACAAATTGAAAAACCACAACTCCAAGTTTCAAAATTTGCTCTTAAACCATAGGACACATGGGTCATTTTTACTTCTCATTAGGATGTCACACTGTCATTAAATCATCAAATTTCCTTAGAATGACAAGGATTGTCAGTTGCCAATCTGAATGGACTGGAGATACAGTTTTCAAAGTATTTcatttcttaatggctgagtaagGTCATTATAATTGTTCGCATTCTTCAAGTCTTCAGTACCTAACAATCTACCAAACTTAAGAAGCCTAAGAAGTTATTAAATGGTGTAACATCCTAAAAGTAGCCAATTACTTCAGTATAAGCCATTCATAGACTGAAGTCTGAagaatgaccaaaagcaagtctTTAGTTCTTATAACTGTATGAATGTGATCCAAATGTGTCCTCCATTAGTTTTTCCGAAAGAAACATGCTATAAATAAGCAAACTACAACTGCTCCCTGATATGTATGGACTCCCTAGATGTCTCATTGGGCTTAATTATAGACCACTCACCGTAATAGCTTTTTAGTATCAAGTATAGCATGATGTTAAGCCACTTTAGCTCTTGCACATACATGTTGCACTTTGGCtgataaaggagaaaaatttGCAGCATTATGCTGTTAAGCTAAGTTGCATCCATCCTTTTAAATGGCATCAATATCAATGCCATCATCCTTGTTGTCAGACTTCACAGTTTCAACTTTCGGTACACTGGCAGTCTTCCAATATACCACCTCAATATTTTCATCTTCGTCTTCTTCCTCCCCACAAGAAGATTCTTCCTTCGCTTCCTTCAACCATTTAATAAATGGCTCTGTTTTGACATGAATCTCTTTGGTAAGTTCTTTTGAGACATATTTCTTAGAGATATTTTCTGACCAGCTGATAATGACCTTCTAAAAGGTCTGCATCACACATCTCCTTCAAGATATATGGAGTCTTGGAGATCAGCTGAGCTTGATGCATTGCTACCACACATTCCAAACCATGAAGAAGGTACCCCTGGGCCTTTTTGTTGTTACggcaaaatcttaaaaaatggcGCCTGTATTCTTTGATTTACTCTCTTATCTTCTCATCAAAGAGAACTTCTGTCAAAACAAGAGGGCCCATGACTTTTACatcctgtctttctgcctcagccacaATTTCTTTATCAGATGAATCAacaatgccctcttctttctttttcttaacaacATCAAACAGGATGTTAACACGCTCTTCTACAGTTCTTTCCGAATCATCGCTAAGTGTCAGACTTTTTGCATGGTCACTGATTTTCACCCATTCTGCACCTTTGAGCTTCCTCAGTTGTATCCTCCCCCCAATCATCATCGTCCTCTTCTTCCACACCATGCGCAGGACTAATTTCAtttgatggtggaggtggtggtgtctCACAGGTAGatacagaccaattttccttgtCCTtgccctttctgtttcttttcttctcctttctttcctgtaccAATGTCACTATTCTCAGGCGGGTTTTTGAGAATGAGTGTACAGAGTTTATGATGTGTGTCAAACATGCCTCAGTACTCACAGGCTTTTACAAGAATTATCTATTGTTTGCTTCTTTGGATTGACATGCAGATCTATTTCATTATTCTCACACTCAGGACAgagaacaatttttttcttccatttttattaaattgtgtatttcttatttacatttcaaatgttattccctttcccggtttcctgtccatcacccccctaaccccttcccctccccttttatatccAACATGTCTTGCAGCTTATTCACCTCATGAGATCCATTGACAATGTAACGGTCATTCTTAACATCAAAATGGGTCTGTGCTCCcagctcacaaccaaaatatttGGTGGGATACATTGGAGGCCGATTAAGCGCCTTTGCAACGTCAACCAGTCAACCATGTTGACTATAACTGTCTTGATTCCATTTCCTTTGTCCTCAACCTTAGCAGTCAAACGGGGCATCTTGTAGTGAAAGGACTTATTTGATATGCTGTGGTTGATGTTGACAGGCATTGTGGCTTATTAGTGCCTTTATCAATAAGATGAACAGATCTTTGATTGTAACTTTTTTGGTATCTTCTGTCTGGAGAAGAAGGGATCACATAAACGACTGCAAGAGTTCTAGGTCTCTGACATGAGAAAATTTTTGCCACTGAGGCCGTAAGCTTCTTGCTTGTATGCTATGGTTCCCCAGTACAGGTACCAATGACTGCGCAACAGCCAAATAAAGACATAAACCCAACGTGGCTCGCCCgggactgggaggaagagggggtggaaaccAGATCCGGAGTGGCGGGGGCAGGCGGCTAACGGAGGGGTGGCTGGGCCGGTGCCACCGCCAAGCAGCGGGAGGGACTGTCCCAGCGACTTCTGCATTTACACCAGCAGCACCTGGCGACCTGACAGGGAAAAGGGGACAGGGCTGTGAGCTGAGGGCAGCGCCTGCCCCAGCAGGCAGCCCATGGAGTGGAGGGGCCTATTTAATTCTtcaacacagaggcagagggaactgTGGGAGTTCAGTCAGGCTGGGAATGTATCTGCCAGGAAGACTAGAGAGGCAATTCCTCAGGCAGAATAGGCTCATTATAATCTCAGAGTTCAGTGTCCTAAGTCTCTCCAGGGCCCTCCCACATATTTCTGCACTAATTTATAAATGCCACTCTTTTCCAAGCAGTGCCATCATTTTGATTACAGACCTCCTTCAGGTTTGAGCATAGCTAATAACATAATAAGGGTTTGTTAGGTCAGGATAGAAtgtagagaacacacacacacacacacacacacacacacacacacacacacacacacacacacacacacggaggagcCAAGAATCAGCCTTCTAACAATCTCATGCTCTAGTCTCATGCCCACTTACCCAACACTCGGTGTTACACCTTCACAAAGGCCAGCAGCTTCTTTTGCTGCTGGGAGGGCAAGGGCCTGGTTAGAAgtcctccccactccttgggaAGTTCATACTCAATAGTATGTTTTCTGTGTATTCCTTGCTCCTTTGGTaccagaaaagaaagcatttgtcagTGCAGACCATTTTCAAATCTCTTTTACCATCAGTGTCAATATCAAGCCACAAGAGATCGGTGGTTTCTGAGAATAGATAGAATTACATGCCATTTCTGTGTTTTAACTAATGGTTTGCTGTAGATCTCCTTATAGCCTAATTCCTATGTCTTTCTAAGAAATCAGCtcaagggcctggagagatggctcagtggttaagagcactgactgctcttccagaggtcctgagttcaattcccagcaaccacatggtggctcacaaccatctgtaatgagatctggtgtcctcttctggtatgactgaagacagcga
Encoded proteins:
- the LOC116893649 gene encoding membrane-spanning 4-domains subfamily A member 6C-like produces the protein MIPQVVANETITLISPNRTNFPQTDKLQPTVKRQVSLKKHLKAEIKVMAAIQIMSAVMVLGLGIILASVPPVLHFTSVFSVLLKSGYPFIGPLFFIISGILSIITERKSTNPLVDGSLTLNILSVSFAFMGIIIISVSLAGLHPASEQCKLSKDPRPTGHHYYHFSYDSDRNECSVTNSVLAGALTVMLINTLLELVLAGLSVMLWSKEGALTSLR